The following proteins are co-located in the Silene latifolia isolate original U9 population chromosome 1, ASM4854445v1, whole genome shotgun sequence genome:
- the LOC141599612 gene encoding allantoate deiminase 2, whose amino-acid sequence MASSLSLLPFFLFSLSFLASSSTSTAASNDVLHGNDESEGGVGHELYKEFLRDEAVSRLNELGKVSDVDGYLERTFMSPASIKAASVIRQWMEDAGLRTWVDPMGNVHGRVDGMNASAPALLIGSHLDTVVDAGKFDGALGIISAISALKVLKVINKLESLRRPIEVIAFSDEEGVRFQSTFLGSAAISGILPASSLSVADKRGKTLQEVLKENSIEATEETLLQLKYQPQSVWGYVEVHIEQGPVLELAGLPLAVVKGIAGQTRLKVTVSGSQGHAGTVPMSMRRDPMAAAAELIVSLESLCKHPQNYLSSDGECSDVESLSGSLVCTVGEMSLWPSASNVIPGQVTFTIDLRAMDDAGREAVLYELSKKMYNICDKRSVSCVIERKHDANAVNCDSELSSQLNSAALSAFKKMVGDVEIDVPKLMSGAGHDAMAMAHLTKMGMLFVRCRGGVSHSPAEHVLDDDVWAAGLAVLAFLENHL is encoded by the exons ATGGcttcctctctttctcttttaccctttttcttattttctctttcctttcttGCCTCATCTTCTACTTCCACTGCTGCTTCTAATGATGTCTTACATG GAAATGATGAATCAGAAGGAGGTGTAGGACATGAGTTGTACAAGGAATTTCTGAGAGACGAAGCCGTATCTAGATTAAATGAGCTTGGAAAG GTAAGTGATGTAGATGGGTACCTTGAGAGGACATTTATGAGCCCTGCTTCAATAAAAGCTGCAAGTGTTATTCGTCAATGGATGGAAGATGCTGGCTTGAGGAC GTGGGTGGACCCTATGGGTAATGTGCATGGCCGTGTTGATGGAATGAACGCAAGTGCTCCTGCACTGTTGATTGGCTCGCATTTG gATACTGTGGTGGACGCGGGAAAGTTTGATGGGGCATTAGGAATCATATCCGCAATATCAGCTCTAAAGGTATTGAAAGTCATCAACAAGTTAGAATCGTTGAGGCGCCCGATCGAG GTCATAGCCTTCAGTGATGAAGAAGGTGTGAGGTTTCAGTCAACTTTTCTAGGAAGTGCTGCGATTTCTGGGATCTTACCTGCTTCCTCTTTGAGTGTAGCTGACAAGAG AGGGAAAACATTACAAGAAGTTCTTAAGGAGAACTCAATTGAAGCTACAGAGGAGACCCTTCTCCAGCTAAAGTATCAGCCACAGTCTGTCTGGGGTTATGTGGAG GTTCACATTGAACAAGGGCCCGTATTAGAATTAGCTGGTCTTCCCCTTGCGGTAGTGAAAGGCATAGCTGGACAGACTCGATTGAAG GTAACAGTATCAGGTTCTCAAGGACATGCAGGAACTGTCCCCATGTCCATGCGCCGTGATCCAATGGCAGCTGCTGCTGAATTGATAGTATCTCTAGAAAGCCTTTGCAAACACCCTCAGAACTATTTGTCATCTGATGGTGAATGTAGCGATGTTGAATCTCTTTCTGGATCACTTGTTTGTACTGTAGGAGAAATGTCATTGTGGCCAAGTGCCAGTAACGTTATTCCAGGACAG gtgaCTTTTACGATAGATTTACGTGCTATGGATGATGCAGGCCGCGAGGCTGTTCTGTATGAATTATCAAAGAAAATGTATAACATCTGTGATAAACGTTCAGTTTCGTGTGTAATTGAGAGAAAG CATGATGCAAATGCCGTGAATTGTGATTCTGAATTGAGCTCACAGCTCAATTCTGCTGCTCTTTCGGCATTCAAAAAAATGGTCGGTGATGTTGAAATTGATGTGCCGAAATTAATGAGTGGAGCTGGGCACGATGCCATGGCCATGGCTCATTTAACTAAG ATGGGAATGCTCTTTGTTCGGTGTCGAGGCGGAGTTAGTCACTCTCCTGCAGAGCATgtgttggatgatgatgtttggGCAGCTGGTTTGGCAGTCTTAGCATTTTTGGAGAACCATTTGTAG